From a single Nitrospirae bacterium YQR-1 genomic region:
- a CDS encoding tetratricopeptide repeat protein has product MANNLKVTNSPDIRHFKNKALSALLFIIIVTTGLYIQITGFDFVSYDDLRYVKENPNIADGLTGSGIQWALNADYDSNWFPLTWVSHMADVSVFGMSAGGHHFTNLIIHLINICLLFRLFWLISEGNVFVATGAATVFAVHPLGVESVAWISERKNLLSTLFWLLSIICYLKYAAEHKRNLYLLSILFFIFALMSKPMAVTLPFVLLLIDFWPLKRLNNTRWQVIFTEKLPFLVFTLLSSIITFKLQHDAGVISDFTVFPAGLRILNSINSYIEYLIKLAYPTGLAVIYPYIALTPGPAIILKAAALLLITAFALWKSKLYPYLITGWFFYIGTLVPVIQIVQIGLAPMSDRYTYIPMMGIYIMLSFGIKDLIKRFPKTRYFFIPVFILFVSALCVLTYFQTSSWRDSQSLYKQAIKVSPYNFVAYNNYGLALMEAGRTDEAIEAFSRGLSIVPTSRKINYSMYLALMKKGLPDEAAVHMLISSYMGKDKDKQIALSLIKINQHDRAVYFLQEHLKKDPADTEAFNALYNSLIKLKRYDEAEKYLFQF; this is encoded by the coding sequence ATGGCCAATAATTTAAAAGTAACAAATTCTCCGGATATAAGACATTTTAAAAACAAAGCGCTTTCAGCACTTTTGTTCATTATAATAGTAACAACCGGCCTCTATATTCAGATTACAGGTTTTGATTTTGTAAGCTACGACGACCTCAGGTATGTAAAGGAAAATCCCAATATAGCTGATGGCTTAACCGGCAGCGGCATACAGTGGGCACTGAATGCCGATTATGATTCAAACTGGTTTCCGCTGACATGGGTTTCCCACATGGCTGATGTCTCTGTGTTTGGTATGAGTGCCGGGGGGCACCATTTTACAAACCTGATTATTCACCTTATAAATATTTGTTTGTTGTTTAGGCTGTTTTGGCTCATATCGGAGGGTAATGTATTTGTAGCTACCGGTGCCGCCACCGTCTTTGCTGTGCATCCTTTGGGTGTGGAATCCGTTGCATGGATTTCTGAAAGAAAAAACCTTCTTTCTACACTCTTTTGGCTTTTAAGCATAATATGTTACTTAAAATACGCAGCAGAGCACAAAAGAAATCTTTATCTTTTATCCATCCTTTTTTTTATCTTTGCCTTAATGTCCAAACCAATGGCTGTAACTTTACCGTTTGTTCTATTATTAATAGATTTCTGGCCGCTTAAGAGGCTAAATAATACACGGTGGCAAGTAATTTTTACTGAAAAGTTGCCTTTTCTTGTCTTTACGCTGCTGTCATCAATTATAACCTTCAAACTACAACACGATGCCGGTGTGATCTCTGATTTCACGGTTTTCCCTGCCGGACTCAGGATTCTTAACTCCATAAACTCCTACATAGAGTATTTAATTAAGCTGGCCTATCCAACAGGTCTTGCAGTTATATATCCCTACATTGCCCTGACACCCGGGCCTGCCATAATCTTAAAAGCTGCGGCATTGCTGCTAATTACAGCTTTTGCTCTTTGGAAATCAAAACTGTATCCATACCTGATTACCGGATGGTTCTTTTATATTGGTACTCTTGTGCCGGTTATACAGATTGTTCAGATCGGGCTTGCCCCCATGTCCGATAGATACACATATATACCAATGATGGGAATATATATAATGTTGAGCTTTGGTATTAAAGACTTAATAAAAAGATTTCCAAAAACAAGGTACTTCTTTATTCCTGTTTTTATTCTTTTTGTTTCGGCTCTTTGCGTATTGACATATTTTCAAACGTCTTCATGGAGGGATTCCCAAAGCCTATATAAGCAGGCGATAAAGGTATCGCCCTATAATTTCGTAGCTTATAACAATTACGGATTAGCTCTTATGGAAGCAGGACGCACGGATGAGGCTATAGAGGCATTTTCGCGCGGACTTAGTATCGTACCTACAAGCAGAAAAATCAACTATTCCATGTACCTTGCACTTATGAAAAAGGGATTGCCGGATGAGGCTGCAGTACATATGCTCATCTCATCATATATGGGCAAAGACAAAGATAAACAGATTGCACTTTCACTGATAAAGATTAACCAACATGACAGGGCTGTTTATTTTCTTCAGGAGCATCTTAAAAAAGATCCAGCCGACACAGAGGCATTCAATGCGCTCTACAATTCCCTGATTAAATTAAAGCGCTATGATGAAGCTGAAAAATACTTATTCCAATTCTAA
- a CDS encoding serine protease, translated as MLSNEKISRLAALIMVFFLFVTFVEAFSVPPSQLLSTTPKKTDPHIKTLNYDIKILSSELLTVPIPTDKIGMLKSKSSNGTKLYQVSTHVDIPEAGKSMFTPYLRDLQTKDGLSSKRAAIYAKDAVFIRAHFKKIPANANLFVYGLQGQSSAYGPVEGDSSDAFWGPVVEGEILFLEIMGGEGTDAADLIVDKISYGFANPLSSATKSSALSCNVDVNCSSAAAATYKNAVALMYFEKSSGGYVCSGAMIADSAASNTNWFLTANHCISSNSEASSLIAYFGYRTSSCNGSAPSVSSTTQVSGAEYVTGKSASDGTDFTLLKLNSSPPSGTYYLGWTTDDISDTVVGIHYPAGSYERISEGSVSTGYTWSGINNNDFVTVSWNSGITEDGSSGSPLMLKSTGEVVGQLYGGQQNQTCSSSARLGVYGKFAKSYNYGLSTYLSSSSTYAGSTVTYNMPYLHTNSAAISYCWLSNTTTDTATATFTVMSNNSSSSPSQSAKTKTISIAGKKTALLTFTGKSIKSGSTSVDISGDISGTDVAYGLKIVLTISGSNATCETIGMSCFQGTTSPKRNLKGYTCRDANNHYDF; from the coding sequence ATGTTATCTAACGAAAAGATAAGCCGGTTAGCAGCTTTAATTATGGTGTTTTTTTTATTTGTCACTTTTGTTGAAGCTTTCAGCGTACCACCAAGCCAACTCCTTTCCACAACACCTAAAAAAACTGACCCACATATAAAAACTCTTAATTACGATATAAAAATTCTTAGCTCTGAACTGCTGACAGTGCCGATTCCAACCGATAAGATAGGTATGTTGAAGTCTAAATCATCTAACGGCACTAAGCTGTACCAGGTTTCGACACATGTTGATATCCCTGAGGCAGGGAAATCCATGTTTACACCATACCTCAGAGATTTACAAACAAAAGACGGTTTAAGTTCAAAACGTGCAGCCATATACGCTAAAGATGCAGTCTTTATCAGAGCACACTTTAAGAAAATTCCTGCAAATGCCAACCTCTTTGTCTATGGTCTGCAAGGGCAATCATCTGCTTATGGGCCGGTAGAGGGCGACTCCAGCGATGCTTTCTGGGGGCCTGTTGTTGAAGGGGAGATTCTTTTTCTGGAAATTATGGGGGGTGAGGGTACAGACGCCGCAGATCTTATAGTTGATAAAATAAGTTATGGTTTTGCTAATCCGTTAAGTTCCGCAACAAAATCATCGGCACTATCGTGCAATGTTGACGTGAATTGCTCATCAGCGGCCGCCGCTACGTATAAAAACGCCGTAGCCTTAATGTACTTTGAAAAAAGCAGTGGGGGGTATGTTTGCTCCGGGGCTATGATAGCCGACTCAGCCGCTTCTAATACAAACTGGTTTCTCACCGCCAACCACTGTATATCTTCCAACAGTGAGGCATCCTCTCTTATTGCGTATTTCGGCTACAGAACCAGTAGCTGTAACGGCTCAGCGCCGAGTGTCTCCAGTACCACACAGGTTAGCGGTGCTGAATATGTTACAGGAAAATCTGCAAGTGACGGCACTGATTTTACACTGCTTAAGCTAAATAGCAGCCCACCTTCAGGCACTTATTATCTTGGCTGGACCACAGACGACATCAGTGACACAGTGGTAGGGATTCATTATCCTGCCGGCAGTTATGAAAGAATATCCGAGGGCAGTGTTTCCACAGGTTATACGTGGAGTGGTATAAATAATAATGATTTTGTAACAGTAAGCTGGAACTCAGGAATAACCGAGGATGGCTCATCCGGTTCCCCTCTTATGCTAAAATCCACCGGTGAGGTTGTAGGTCAGTTGTATGGCGGACAGCAAAATCAAACATGTAGCAGCTCCGCAAGGCTCGGCGTCTATGGTAAATTTGCCAAATCATACAACTATGGACTTTCCACATATCTTAGCTCATCTTCCACCTACGCCGGTTCAACGGTTACGTACAATATGCCTTATCTACATACAAATTCCGCTGCAATTTCCTACTGTTGGCTCTCAAACACTACGACGGATACCGCCACGGCAACATTTACAGTTATGTCAAACAACTCATCCTCGTCTCCCTCCCAGTCGGCAAAAACTAAAACCATATCGATAGCCGGCAAAAAAACAGCATTGTTAACTTTCACAGGCAAAAGTATTAAATCCGGCTCAACCTCCGTCGATATATCCGGTGATATAAGCGGAACCGACGTAGCATACGGACTAAAAATAGTACTGACAATAAGCGGCTCTAATGCTACATGTGAAACTATAGGGATGTCATGTTTTCAGGGCACTACCAGTCCTAAGCGAAATCTTAAGGGTTACACCTGCCGTGACGCCAACAACCATTACGATTTTTAA